A genomic window from Geotrypetes seraphini chromosome 18, aGeoSer1.1, whole genome shotgun sequence includes:
- the SLC25A48 gene encoding solute carrier family 25 member 48 isoform X1, with product MSSFQLDDFVAGWIGGIASVVVGHPLDTVKTRLQVGKGYGSTLNCILMIYRNESVAGFYKGMSFPLASIAVYNSVVFGVFSNTQRFISEHRYGNANHAPALSDLAVASMATGFISVGLGGPVDLVKIRLQMQTQSQLAENITIGHRPVGFSEQPTYRGPVHCLSSILQQEGFSGIYRGANAMLLRDVPGYCVYFIPYIFLCQWSIPDGHTTANAYSVWMAGGIAGAISWGTATPMDVVKSRLQADGVHFKKYKGVADCICQSYQNEGLKVFFRGLTVNAVRGFPSSAAMFLAYELSLRAIRRGHTEPNP from the exons GGATCGCAAGTGTCGTGGTGGGACATCCTCTAGATACCGTGAAG ACTCGCTTACAAGTTGGGAAAGGATATGGAAGTACGCTAAACTGTATTCTTATGATCTACAGAAATGAGAGT GTTGCTGGGTTCTATAAAGGGATGTCTTTCCCATTGGCTAGCATTGCTGTCTATAATTCTGTGGTGTTTGGTGTCTTCAGCAACACTCAAAGATTTATAAGTGAGCATCGTTACGGGAACGCTAACCATGCTCCTGCCCTCTCAGACTTGGCCGTTGCAAGCATGGCAACAGGGTTCATTTCAGTAGGACTTGGTGGCCCAGTGGACTTGGTAAAGATAAGGCTACAGATGCAAACTCAAAGTCAACTAGCAG AAAACATAACTATTGGTCACAGGCCTGTGGGCTTTTCTGAGCAACCTACATACAGAGGCCCAGTGCATTGTCTTAGCTCTAtcctgcagcaggagggattctcaGGCATCTATCGTGGAGCGAATGCAATGCTGCTCAGGGATGTTCCAGGATATTGTGTCTATTTCATCCCTTATATATTTCTCTGTCAGTGGAGCATTCCCGATGGGCATACAACAGCAAATGCCTATTCCGTgtggatggcaggagggattgcag GAGCAATTTCCTGGGGAACAGCCACGCCAATGGACGTGGTGAAAAGTCGACTTCAGGCAGACGGCGTTCATTTCAAGAAGTATAAGGGCGTGGCTGACTGTATATGTCAAAGCTACCAGAATGAAGGTTTGAAA GTGTTTTTCAGGGGTCTCACGGTGAATGCAGTGAGAGGATTCCCTTCAAGTGCGGCAATGTTTCTAGCATATGAGCTTTCGCTTAGAGCGATAAGGAGAGGCCATACAGAACCGAATCCTTGA
- the SLC25A48 gene encoding solute carrier family 25 member 48 isoform X2 codes for MIYRNESVAGFYKGMSFPLASIAVYNSVVFGVFSNTQRFISEHRYGNANHAPALSDLAVASMATGFISVGLGGPVDLVKIRLQMQTQSQLAENITIGHRPVGFSEQPTYRGPVHCLSSILQQEGFSGIYRGANAMLLRDVPGYCVYFIPYIFLCQWSIPDGHTTANAYSVWMAGGIAGAISWGTATPMDVVKSRLQADGVHFKKYKGVADCICQSYQNEGLKVFFRGLTVNAVRGFPSSAAMFLAYELSLRAIRRGHTEPNP; via the exons ATGATCTACAGAAATGAGAGT GTTGCTGGGTTCTATAAAGGGATGTCTTTCCCATTGGCTAGCATTGCTGTCTATAATTCTGTGGTGTTTGGTGTCTTCAGCAACACTCAAAGATTTATAAGTGAGCATCGTTACGGGAACGCTAACCATGCTCCTGCCCTCTCAGACTTGGCCGTTGCAAGCATGGCAACAGGGTTCATTTCAGTAGGACTTGGTGGCCCAGTGGACTTGGTAAAGATAAGGCTACAGATGCAAACTCAAAGTCAACTAGCAG AAAACATAACTATTGGTCACAGGCCTGTGGGCTTTTCTGAGCAACCTACATACAGAGGCCCAGTGCATTGTCTTAGCTCTAtcctgcagcaggagggattctcaGGCATCTATCGTGGAGCGAATGCAATGCTGCTCAGGGATGTTCCAGGATATTGTGTCTATTTCATCCCTTATATATTTCTCTGTCAGTGGAGCATTCCCGATGGGCATACAACAGCAAATGCCTATTCCGTgtggatggcaggagggattgcag GAGCAATTTCCTGGGGAACAGCCACGCCAATGGACGTGGTGAAAAGTCGACTTCAGGCAGACGGCGTTCATTTCAAGAAGTATAAGGGCGTGGCTGACTGTATATGTCAAAGCTACCAGAATGAAGGTTTGAAA GTGTTTTTCAGGGGTCTCACGGTGAATGCAGTGAGAGGATTCCCTTCAAGTGCGGCAATGTTTCTAGCATATGAGCTTTCGCTTAGAGCGATAAGGAGAGGCCATACAGAACCGAATCCTTGA